A portion of the Paenibacillus marchantiae genome contains these proteins:
- a CDS encoding DMT family transporter translates to MTSLNRAGRSIYLLFFVGIIAISFSSIFVRWSTADVAVIAMYRLFLTNLLMLPFVWKYRHEMMRLNFRQWALLLASGVMLALHFLLWMGSLRLTSVASSTVILALEPILILAGSVWLFKAKINRMMIIGMGVALLGSIAIGAGDFQLAGTALRGDILSLLGTIAVAVHMLLGQFLRAGLSAFSYNFWVFFVAACTLAVYNLVNGHPFGGYAASEWGIFLLLAIVPTIFGHYLFNWLLQYMNATTVSMGVLGEPVFSSLLAWMLLGESLNGLQLSAGVVIIFGVWIFIRYGKTKPQPIPSDAPVAGKGPIEPTVV, encoded by the coding sequence ATGACTAGCTTGAACCGTGCCGGCAGGTCGATCTATCTGCTATTCTTTGTCGGCATTATTGCCATTTCGTTTTCTTCCATCTTTGTACGTTGGTCCACAGCGGACGTCGCCGTCATTGCGATGTACCGATTGTTCCTCACCAATCTGCTAATGCTGCCTTTTGTGTGGAAATATCGGCATGAGATGATGCGTTTAAACTTCAGACAGTGGGCTTTACTTCTCGCATCCGGCGTGATGCTGGCGCTGCACTTCCTGCTCTGGATGGGATCGCTTAGGCTCACGAGTGTAGCTAGTTCAACGGTCATTCTCGCTTTGGAGCCTATATTAATTCTTGCGGGTTCCGTCTGGCTGTTCAAAGCCAAAATCAACCGTATGATGATCATCGGTATGGGCGTTGCCCTGCTTGGATCGATCGCTATTGGAGCGGGAGATTTCCAGTTGGCAGGCACAGCGCTGCGAGGGGATATTCTTTCTTTACTCGGAACAATCGCTGTGGCGGTACACATGCTGCTAGGACAGTTTTTACGTGCCGGACTGAGTGCATTCTCCTATAACTTCTGGGTATTTTTCGTAGCTGCCTGTACGCTTGCGGTATATAATCTGGTTAATGGTCACCCATTTGGTGGTTATGCGGCTTCCGAGTGGGGAATTTTCCTATTGCTCGCAATCGTGCCAACAATCTTTGGACATTATCTCTTCAACTGGCTGCTTCAGTATATGAATGCTACAACGGTATCGATGGGGGTACTGGGGGAACCTGTATTTTCCTCTCTACTGGCCTGGATGCTACTCGGTGAATCCCTCAATGGGCTTCAGTTGTCTGCCGGGGTTGTCATTATTTTCGGGGTATGGATCTTCATTCGATATGGCAAAACCAAACCACAGCCCATCCCCTCAGATGCTCCTGTAGCTGGAAAAGGGCCAATCGAACCTACAGTGGTGTAA